The Vespula pensylvanica isolate Volc-1 chromosome 14, ASM1446617v1, whole genome shotgun sequence sequence cttttttccttctatctatatatctatatctatatctatatctatatctatctatctatctatctatctatctatctatctaactatctatctatctatctatctatctatctatctatctatctatctgtctatctatctgtctgtctgtctatctatctatctatctatctaactatctatctatctatctatctatctatctatctatctatctatctatctatctatctatccatccatctatctatcaatctatctatctatctatctatatctatctacctttTATCCATCCCAAtcctcttttgtttcttcttcttctttctcttccacagTGGATCACAGACTATGACTCCGTGATGTGTAGTATATCAAAGTGCTGTTTTATTCTAACCAGTCTGATTGATTTCTTACGACGAACGTGTTGGCCCAAGACATTCCGAGAAGAAAGGcaatatgttttttctttagaacCATATTCCGGATAATATATCTGATCAAAGAGATTACTTGGCGTCGCCACCAATGTTCTTGAGAATTATCTGGATTCTTCCTTTGGAAATATGTCTCGTAAGAGACAACGTCAAGGGAGAAGAATTTCCTTGGAGACCTTTCacctacaaagaaaaaagatcaaacaatgggattttgtttgaaaatcgAACTTTGAAACACGTTGGAAATCCTTCCCTttccttattctttcttcattaCTCATATATCTAACGCGTTGACTTACTCATTAAGAATGACGGTTGATTGTTGATCGGTTGATCGACTCGACATTGAATGATTGTAGCTCGTTAACGCGTTATAAGTTGGAGAAACATCTGGAAAAACAAATGGCgacgattttatctttttttgaatCGATTATAATATCGTGTAATTTTCTACAATGATCACTTTCTTACGTATCAAGATAcatatttacgaataattaaaaattagacAATATTTGTTACAAACAATTTGCAAAATTCTATCGACGATGATTTGGATTAATCCAATTTTATAGTTTTGAACATATTTACTACATAGTATACAGCGCTTTTGCTTTTGAAGGACTCGTACAGAACAGTAGTTACATTTTATTAGGCTTCAACGTAGATCAACagacaaaatataattatatattttctttttctttttctgaatgaacgaaacgtagaaaatatcTTAGTTCGTTTGAAAATGTATCAAGTATACTCTCgagtagatatattaatatttacaagcaTCCTTGAAGAAGTAATTTAGTTTAGCACCGCGATAGCTCGTCGGTAGAGCTCTTGAAGCTTGCATATCAATTAAGAGGATACTttgcgctctctctctctctctctctctctctctctctctctgtctctctctctctctctctctctctctctctctctctctctctctctttctctttctctttctttctcttttgaccGTTTTAAAGTGCTCGAAAGTGCTCGAATCGATAGTTTCTACTGATCGCAAACTCCATCATAGATAAGAATGTTTCAAACCTTTTATTACTTCGTAGATaagtgtttcttttctctttttaagtAACTATTTCCAACggtatttacaaaaattacatCCAGGTAATTCTGGTTTAAGTGGCGGTGCcctcgattattttatttatgacgaaaaagaagaataaaaaaaaaataaaaggaacaagaagtcaaaaagaaatatatacgaataatacCTTCCTACATATCATTTTATCCATAAGATTCTTTTATGTACTTTCCGAGAATGCAAGGCTTTTTGCCATACCATTCCATTATTTATACATGATTCACATTCGCTCTAGGCCCATTCTTGTACATATTTACACGCCCTTAGTTcataaaacataatatttcgAACACTGGCAATACGTTGTGTTATGGTTACTTGAATTCTTTGGCTGCGACGCTCGCAGGCTTACCACTGATTGCTCCATTCCATTCGATCATGTCCTTCACGTTTGAAGTCAAGTAGACGAACAAGTAcagtaaataaatgatttatcggTCCGAGGACATAGtaattaacaacaacaacaacaacaacaacaacaacaacaacaacaacaacaacaacaataataataataataataataataataataataataataataataataataataataataatgatgataatgatgatgatgatgatgatgctgatgatgatgagatacaaactttattatatactttactttattaaactttattatatacaatacttGTTCACATATTCGACTCTCTaatgtgtctctctctctctctctctctctctctctctctctctctctttccctccttctctctctctctctctctctctttctctctccctctctctctctctttctctttctttctctttcgtcgctCATCGACATCATGCTGACTTTTTGTGAATTATTTTGCCAACTGTTCGTTTCGCATAAAAGTGATGGTCCATTCAAATTGCAAGCTCGCTTGTGGACGCGGGCGGCAGGGGTGAGTAAGCTGGCGGTGCGTCGCATGGCGATGACAAATCTAAATAATAACacaatgatatattaatattaataataatattatagacggccttcatttttctcgtaCGTTAAACGGAGGCtgtcgatctctctttctctctttctctctctctctctctctctctctctctctctctctNNNNNNNNNNNNNNNNNNNNNNNNNNNNNNNNNNNNNNNNNNNNNNNNNNNNNNNNNNNNNNNNNNNNNNNNNNNNNNNNNNNNNNNNNNNNNNNNNNNNNNNNNNNNNNNNNNNNNNNNNNNNNNNNNNNNNNNNtctctctctctctctctctctctctctctctctctctctctctctctctaccctatatttatttagagGAGTTGAACGTCACGTTACTAAATGCGAGCGAATATATCATTATTGACATAATTATTGACTGAACCACGACTGTGTTTCCAAACTAGGTAAAGATTTACAGAGTGAGTGATAAGAGAAGGCAGGGGCGGGCGTCGGCGGCCTTTTATACCCCCCGCTACACGTTACCCCTCCACTTTGGTTGTGGACCCACTTGACAACAAGCAGTGCAATCATTCAGAGTCAATTCATTGGATTTGGTGGATAATccaacgtacgtacatatgtcgTGTGAACAAAGCAAAGAACAAATAATCTATGAGAATAAGACGAAATACTGAATCAAGAGGAGTGAGTGGGGAGGCATAGAGGCTACTGTAGTTTCGGAACACAGCCATGGTCTCCCTACCTCCCAGGTACATGGCAACATCATCACtgctctatctatctatctatctatctgtctgtctctctatctatctatctatctatctatctatctatctatctatctatctatctatctatctatctgtctatctatctatctgtctatctgtccatctatccatctgtccgtctatccatccatctatctatttatctatctatctatctatctatctatctatctatctctatttatctatctatctatctatcctgtctctttctctatctatctactctGTTTCtgtcgatctctctctctctctctcccccatcTATTCTGTCTCTgactcgtctctctctctctctctctctctctctctctctctctctctctctctctctctctctctctctctctctctctctctctctctcttcttatttctctcataTTTCTATCGTTACATCCatcgtcattttttattcttatactttttctttcgacatcACGATGCGTCTCGCTCTTGCTAcatttcttatcgtttttcttttcacgtaACTTTAAATCATATGCTATTCGTTTTTGCTATTCGCCTCTCTCATATTCGACGACACATGCCTTGCAGTAACTTCCTTTTTCTacccttttcttcgtttttctctctctccctttctctctcctttctctctctctctccctctctctctctctctctctctctctctctctctctctctctcttccatcttTAACTATTATCACCCTTTCTGCTTGGCTGTGCACATCAATTGATAAATTTACTAAATATCATCGTCGATTGACTAAATTCGcgaatttattatacacacgcacatcaTGTGTATATAggcgtatatgtgtatgtatgtgcgcgcgcgcgtgtgtgcacatatacatacatagaatacatatacatatatacacacacacatgtgtatatacgtgtgaaaatataaaaaagtatttatcgaACGCATTGAACttaaattagaattttcataTCGCCATATGacccattctttttttattcttcccgCATCGTGTTTAGTAGATCGTACGTATTGCCACTTGTGTAacattatatctataatactataacgaaatgtttttaattggaatgataaacagaaaataaaagaaatgattcgaCCCCTCTTCTGCATAGAACGCACCAACGTTAcacttatctctttctttctctctcctctctatttgtctttttctgAGATCTCTATTAACCTTTGTTTTTGCAGAAAGAGGGTAATTTAAACTGCGATAAACAACTGTTAGATGATATAcacgtaataaattaataacgacGAGACTATTTTTATTCcgtatctctgtctctatcttattctctctttctctctccctctctctctatctctctctctctctctctctctctctctctctcNNNNNNNNNNNNNNNNNNNNNNNNNNNNNNNNNNNNNNNNNNNNNNNNNNNNNNNNNNNNNNNNNNNNNNNNNNNNNNNNNNNNNNNNNNNNNNNNNNNNNNNNNNNNNNNNNNNNNNNNctctctctctctctctctctctctatctatctatctatctatctatctttctctatctctctctgtctttctctgtctttctctttcaccttACAAATTATCGTCTAATGTGCACAGCTGCGAAAAGTATTATTACTGATGTAGTATCTCTTACCCTCTTACACACCTAAAATACCCAACACATATAGAAATGCTTTTAGTGGCGTTTGTACTTTTGTCTCTGTCCATGCCCCTTTcacaaattgttatatattttatatatttatataacgattCATGTAAGGGAGATAATAGCTATCATTGTACGCATCACACATAAATGTACACATATTTACACAATTTGCGGTATGTccgtgtgtgtacatacgcatatataatatgtatatgcttatatatacatacacacacgcgtgcatatgtgtgtgtgtatatatgtgtgtgtagcgTAAATcgtcataaagaaaaaaaaatattttaattaaataaaatatatattcgatatcttCTTGACTGCCGAGCAGAACATGCAGGACTCGGTGAACTTTTTTTCTGAGAAATAGGTGtacatattgatatatatatatattttttttttcttccctctcctcACGTCGTTGATATACTCGTGttagattataaaaagaaagagaaagctctCTGCACGCAATAACccataggaaagaaaaggctCGGCAGTTTTCGTGGCCGCGAAGGTAGTTGAATTAACCTTGAAGACTACTAGCTGGCCTTGGTCTAGTGTCAATGTGCTCGACAATGTCGATCTCTTTTCCCGGCCGAGCCAGGGAGATTCACGTGTGGCTATGTGTGTGTGGGCAGTCTGCAGAAACAGGTCAGCGTTATGAGTATGAACTTGAGTGCCAAGTTGGACGAGCTGCAGCGGGGTGACCGCCAGCTGGAGACTACTGTCGCCCTGTGTGAGATACGCACGCAGCTACAGGAGCTCACCAAAAGTGTTGAGTCTTGCCAGAGTGAAGTCAGCGAGGTGAAGAGGGATATGGTTGCAATTAAGGTACTTACTTGTCCCGTCGTCTATCGCCGCTCACATCATTGTTACATCTTCGTATTCGAAACTTAGAGGATCATTCAAttagatgaaaaataagaacgtTATGAGCAGAGCTGGATCAATTTCGTTTTGTATATCTAATTTATGATTAggtgtaattaaataattcgacggtagaaaatattgttgacaaaaaagaaaaattcattccaATTCACCgtaggaaaaataatatatatatacaatatacatagatTGAATTTTACAATAACATCTTTTTTATGTACAATACAGACcttgtatatttcatttaacgtAGCACGAGCTAGACACTGTGCAGcaagtaaaagaagagatagaggaatTACGAGAATATGTAGATCGTCTGGAAGAACATTCACACCGGCGAAAACTCAGACTGTTGGAACAGGTGACATTTATAACGAAAAACattaccttttttttcaattttatgttTACGTGTGATGCCtgagtttttaattaatgcagTTTTTTATCCTAATGTATGACATGCCTCAATCTACATACtttatgtttattttgtagataattttgtatattatgttGTAACTATATAATCTTGCAATTATTCAATGTTAAAcaacaatagaaaaatgaataaagctactttttccattattttattttgtccttattattattactttaagaTATTTAATGTATCTTTGGGAATGaccttttaaaatattttctcaaaaaaatGATGCATAATGTCTCAATTTTTATTgttccaattttttttgtatatttatgtttgcAAATTGTTTTGTTTGCGTATACCCAGTTCGCTTGTCTCCATTATTTAGCTACTTTAATACTTGCAGGgcttaacatttttcttatcgtatgCAATATTGGCGGCTGTTTTGGGCATGTTGCAATTTGGATATAACACAGGAGTCATTAACGCTCCCGAAGTGGTATGTTCTCTGACCATAAGCAATGATAAATGTTATATCTAAGAACCTAGTTATTAGCCTACTTTACAAGGTCGTTATCTTCTTGCAGAATATAGAGAATTTTATGAAAGATGTATACAAAAATAGATACGGAGAGGATATTACTGACGACTCTGTTAAGAAACTGTATTCTATAGCGGTGAGCATATTTGCGATTGGTGGTATGCTAGGTGGTTTTAGCGGAGGAATAATTGCCAACAGATTTGGCAGGTTAGTATAAtactgaaagagaaagatcgataatcTTACTAAATCTGACAAATCATTAactttaatatgaaaaatatttgttttctttttgttcccgatcttttctttgttttcttcttcttatattcCACGACCACAGAAAGGGGGGCTTACTGCTAAACAACGTGCTGGGCATCGTGGGGGCATGCCTGATGGGTTGTACAAAGATTGCTCACTCTTACGAAATGTTGTTCTTTGGACGGTTCATCATCGGTGTCAATTGTGGCTTAAATACCTCATTGGTTCCCATGTACATATCGGAAATAGCACCACTGAACCTAAGAGGTGGCCTAGGCACGGTGAACCAGCTCGCTGTTACGGTGGGCCTCCTGGTCTCCCAGGTGCTGGGCATCGAGCAAATCCTTGGGACAAACGAGGGTTGGCCTGTTCTCTTAGGATTAGCTATCTGTCCTGCCATTCTACAATTATTATTGCTTCCAATATGTCCCGAATCTCCAAGGTACAATACCtcataacaaatattaaaagttatattagATATCCTTATCGTGTACATTTTcaaaacaatttcaatttttagaTACTTACTTATTACTAAACAATGGGAGGAAGAAGCACGGAAAGCTTTAAGAAGATTAAGAGCTAGCAATCAGGTAGAGGAAGATATCGAAGAGATGAGAGCAGAGGAAAGAGCTCAACAAGCTGAATCCACGATCTCTATGACAGAACTTATATGTAGTCCAACATTAAGAGCACCTCTTGTAATTGGTGTGGTCATGCAACTTTCACAACAGCTGTCTGGTATTAATGCCGTGAGTAGATATCAAACTAtcaatataatgtaattttcattGCGATAATCGAGGATATCGAACTTTCAGGTATTTTACTATTCTACGAGTTTGTTCACCAGTTCAGGTTTAACAGAGGAAAGTGCTAAATTTGCAACCATAGGCATAGGTGCCATTATGGTTGGTATGACGCTAGTTTCGATCCCACTTATGGATAGGACAGGAAGACGTACCTTACATTTGTACGGTCTTGGTGGCATGtttatcttttcaatattcatcacaatttcgtttcttataaAGGTGAGcaataacttttatttcgtCTTGCTCcaaagcaaaaaatatatagtctATGTTAAAAACTCGAGGAAATGATTTGGAGATTTCTTCGTACATGTTTATAAGGTAGACATCGGTTCCCATTTTTTATGGATATAAAGTAAAGAATTAACTTCTTTCTAAATGAGATACTGAAATGAAATTctcttaaaatcatttttaatagtcGTACATCGTGAAGTACTATGAGACAAATTAATATCACGAACAAACGTAAATTGTACATAGCTACCTTTTTGTGCTTTCTCACTTTTGTATGCCTTTGAAAAGAGTGTACTTAACACTTTGTTCACAGCTGGAGTGCAGCACTGCACCAACAGTGAGAATTATCactataatacttatataaatctGCATCACTTAAaagattcattttaatttcctCCCAACCATTCATATAACTTATAAGTATCCACATTCCTGCATGTTATTCTTTAATTGcgctttaaaaatatttatttcgtttaatgaCGCTGCTCCTTTttcatacaataatatttttaatcataaacgtgaataataatacatatccTATCAATAAAATCTGCAAATTGGACATTAATGAAACATTATTTGACCTTCAAGTATATTCAAAGATAATTGTATCGAAAACAAtgtgcgcgcgcacacacacacatacacacacacaaagaagTGTGTAAAAAAGTTAGTGAAGTATATAGTATAgcacatattattttttatttgatttcttttaatattagtaACGCTTTTTATAATCCAAAACCCTCTCCCTTTCATCCACTAATGACCTCTTTCGTGACAGTCTGGAGGAGATATTCACTTTCTATTACCAACCTACGTTGTTCTTGGCTCAACCCTGTTATTCgtgtttttatattacattcatCTTGAGAATATGTATGCATAAATCGCAACTTTTCTATCCGATCATTCATTTATGCTAAAGAAATGACCaggattttaattatatgttaaGCACATTAAAAATAGAGGCACCAACATTTCTCATGTCCTGCAAAGAAAACTCAGTATTGGTAAACTTGATGCATAACATatagtacgtatgtatgtaacatttttaaaatacaatatcaTATATTCTATCAAGTGCATCATattctatctttcattctaAATCACATTAAATTGAGGTCTTATCATCCTGGCACTCCTTATCTGAATATAGCAAATTATGCTTTGCTGCTTAAAatgatgtattataaataatggaGCACATtcactataaaatatttcatgataaTCACGATAACACCTTACACAGGATTGGGCTGTGCACTGCATGAGATTTTTTCTAAGTTTGTAATTTTTCGTTATCCTGAGGCTCCTCCAGCTGCTCAGGAAAGAAGAACTTGATTCTACTGCCTGATAGGAGTTTTTTGGTTACGTACAGGAAATGATTGACTGGATGTCCTATCTATCGGTCGTATCGACGCTTAGTTTCGTGGTATTCTTTGCTGTGGGGCCTGGATCTATTCCTTGGATGATTACAGCAGAGTTGTTTTCGCAAGGCCCTAGACCTGCTGCTATGTCCATTGCAGTTCTTGTCAATTGGATGGCTAATTTTTTGGTTGGCATTGGTTTTCCAAGCATGAAGGTAATCTGTATATTAATACaagattaaacattttttttaaccacACTCacgtatcttatttttataatatatttacttacctTCATTCATAATATGTTACAGTCTAGCCTTGAAAACTACACGTTCCTACCGTTCAGTGCATTCCTAGCCATCTTCTGGATCTTCACTTACAAGAAGGTTCCTGAGACCAAAAATAAAACCTTTGAAGAAATTCTAGCTTTATTCAGACATGGTAACGACAGGTACGCTCAAGGGCAAGTTCATGAAATATACAGTAGTAAATCATTAGAAAAATGATGTTTTTATGTTTCACGTCATTTTGATATTTCGTACATTCAggcaaacatacatacataggccCAATATGTTTACTTAtcaaaagattatttaatacaagatatttttatttccaattaatttcaacaaatataaaaattaaaatacgaatttttcataaacattgaattttctagaaatatttaattataacaaagaAACATCCAAGATACATATGTGTAGTATCACATATctcaatattatttagaaaccGTCCATATATCCGTCCATAAATAcacttataaataattctagaCATTCAATGTATGTGATACAAatgtatgaatgaaattttataaagtttGAATATTGGAAATGTTTACTTTATTATTGCAATGAAAAATAGTACCACACAAAAAAACTTgcatggagagagagagggagagagagagagagagagagagagagagagagagagagagagagagagagaaaatcatattttattttacacgtAATACCAGTTTAACTGTGATAAAGAAatgattcataaaaaatatttattattgtgtgggaatatttttctgtttataattctatctgtatatttataattaaaaataattaaaataacataaatttgTAACTCTTAGACAAATTccttattttgttaattttttaaatacattaatttgtttttcattgttcgttctttcaatcgttttgcaccattaaaatatgatattaaaactgcatgaaatttttgttatttgtcAATAAGAGATATTAATAGGCCACAATTtgtacaaaatatatgtaGAAATTACAATTGATTCTTTTTATGTTCACACAGCTATAGGTCATTGGCTTCTAAGTACATCGCTAAAATATAGTTGCTAAGTTGTGAAGTacataacatttaaaaaatgtatttacattcatatattacaatttttccattaagatggaaataataaatacatttgcACGATCGAGTATaacatatacaaaatttaatttataaaaaagatttgttttaatcgtatttgttcttaaagttattattttagttatattcaatgaaatattacaaaaaaaaaaagaaaagaaaaaaagaaaatattaaaagaagaataattcaaGAATTGTGTACCTAATATGAGTATTATAAATTCGCATGTTGAAAAgcaagttttttattttatactgtaatttaatttcttttgcttatataaataacggaaatattaattttgtaagaTATGTATGCTAATtacttcaatatatatttgactTAAAACTTTATAGAATTCTTCATTCTTGTTTTTCTAAGCTCAAACACAcagtatatttatttgttagtaCGTTGTACATAGACACTTGAATAAATTGTTACTTGATAATTCttgtaattattgtttaattaaaatatgtatctcATAACAATAATTGTATATGTTACCCATTGTAACATCTTTTTCTATGTTATTTGGAGCAGAAGCAGCTTGCGAGACAGCAGACTTTACGGGTGAGTTTTAATGTAAACTATACATTAATGTGTGGTGACATTTTATACTAATATCATACAGGTTTATCTAATTGATTTAATTGCatgaatgtataaaatatcaaagacaCCACTGTTCATAAAATTAgagattatttcttataatattttaggACGAATACTATTATACAATACAATCCAAAATTATTGCACACCTTATATAagatgttaaaaattaaatattttagatactAGAGTGCTTAAGAAATAATCTTAGTTTTGCCAAATTAGTATTAAATTTTGACGTAAGAGTCTAGCATGTTGAATTAATTCTATTCATTATCAATGGAAGCGAAACTCCATTTTCATGCAACATCAGTCAGgcttaaaaaaaggaaaatatagtTGCATGACAACTTATTATAATGAactgtaattttttattcctctttgtGAAGATACATTTCACAGTTTCTATTAAGTTCTTCAGGGCTGTTATGTGATTCTTATTGATAAACAGATTATTCTAGAGAGATCTATGAAAGTATACAATGTTATCTATACATAACAGTCCCGATTACTTAAAGTCCTGGAGCCTTGTATTTTCAGCATGCTCTTTTTAGCCTATAATACCCAATAAATGTTCAATGACAGATAAGTCTTGAAATAATTCCATGTCAATAGCTGGCACGAGTTTATGATGCTGTACTGTGCGATTGCATGTTAGTGCTTTTATTACTGTTTGGcgtataaacaattatatatgatatataatagacATTTTCTTTGATAGATAAGTGCAATAAAAGCTGCTttgcataatttttatatattttccttgTGCT is a genomic window containing:
- the LOC122634411 gene encoding glucose transporter type 1 isoform X3, producing the protein MADPRGFKPINQLWQSVAVSTDPDSEYLYEEISGLSGSQDTEAGPAGAAVVGEEEEGEEEEEEGGEGEGEEEEEEEEEEEEDEDDEEEERGLGRREEINSSRSNRDWWRYRDTESIGTTIIATSKKTGDSRSRSRSADRPSSSERKNIGSRVEEEQYAARRSYMESGTGAVLPPPATALKLTRGRTSSSTVARYLHSASTNTGQHYHHHHHGLHSQHPAGGATRPSVRHHHQHRSSRGFFSNETQEEIQEDDEATLRELLVSLQKQVSVMSMNLSAKLDELQRGDRQLETTVALCEIRTQLQELTKSVESCQSEVSEVKRDMVAIKHELDTVQQVKEEIEELREYVDRLEEHSHRRKLRLLEQGLTFFLSYAILAAVLGMLQFGYNTGVINAPEVNIENFMKDVYKNRYGEDITDDSVKKLYSIAVSIFAIGGMLGGFSGGIIANRFGRKGGLLLNNVLGIVGACLMGCTKIAHSYEMLFFGRFIIGVNCGLNTSLVPMYISEIAPLNLRGGLGTVNQLAVTVGLLVSQVLGIEQILGTNEGWPVLLGLAICPAILQLLLLPICPESPRYLLITKQWEEEARKALRRLRASNQVEEDIEEMRAEERAQQAESTISMTELICSPTLRAPLVIGVVMQLSQQLSGINAVFYYSTSLFTSSGLTEESAKFATIGIGAIMVGMTLVSIPLMDRTGRRTLHLYGLGGMFIFSIFITISFLIKEFFGYVQEMIDWMSYLSVVSTLSFVVFFAVGPGSIPWMITAELFSQGPRPAAMSIAVLVNWMANFLVGIGFPSMKSSLENYTFLPFSAFLAIFWIFTYKKVPETKNKTFEEILALFRHGNDRSSLRDSRLYGCVCSWIRAIFRRSRSTGEATAPASPATLSEQRCLTMGNNSS
- the LOC122634411 gene encoding glucose transporter type 1 isoform X1 — encoded protein: MADPRGFKPINQLWQSVAVSTDPDSEYLYEEISGLSGSQDTEAGPAGAAVVGEEEEGEEEEEEGGEGEGEEEEEEEEEEEEDEDDEEEERGLGRREEINSSRSNRDWWRYRDTESIGTTIIATSKKTGDSRSRSRSADRPSSSERKNIGSRVEEEQYAARRSYMESGTGAVLPPPATALKLTRGRTSSSTVARYLHSASTNTGQHYHHHHHGLHSQHPAGGATRPSVRHHHQHRSSRGFFSNETQEEIQEDDEATLRELLVSLQKQVSVMSMNLSAKLDELQRGDRQLETTVALCEIRTQLQELTKSVESCQSEVSEVKRDMVAIKHELDTVQQVKEEIEELREYVDRLEEHSHRRKLRLLEQGLTFFLSYAILAAVLGMLQFGYNTGVINAPEVNIENFMKDVYKNRYGEDITDDSVKKLYSIAVSIFAIGGMLGGFSGGIIANRFGRKGGLLLNNVLGIVGACLMGCTKIAHSYEMLFFGRFIIGVNCGLNTSLVPMYISEIAPLNLRGGLGTVNQLAVTVGLLVSQVLGIEQILGTNEGWPVLLGLAICPAILQLLLLPICPESPRYLLITKQWEEEARKALRRLRASNQVEEDIEEMRAEERAQQAESTISMTELICSPTLRAPLVIGVVMQLSQQLSGINAVFYYSTSLFTSSGLTEESAKFATIGIGAIMVGMTLVSIPLMDRTGRRTLHLYGLGGMFIFSIFITISFLIKEFFGYVQEMIDWMSYLSVVSTLSFVVFFAVGPGSIPWMITAELFSQGPRPAAMSIAVLVNWMANFLVGIGFPSMKSSLENYTFLPFSAFLAIFWIFTYKKVPETKNKTFEEILALFRHGNDRSSLRDSRLYGSMLNCVNALEGHIPPAESAALMVAEEKPHPDSFVFAAGSERSSVAPAQPERPPPPLPPPRFPNSGV
- the LOC122634411 gene encoding glucose transporter type 1 isoform X9 translates to MADPRGFKPINQLWQSVAVSTDPDSEYLYEEISGLSGSQDTEAGPAGAAVVGEEEEGEEEEEEGGEGEGEEEEEEEEEEEEDEDDEEEERGLGRREEINSSRSNRDWWRYRDTESIGTTIIATSKKTGDSRSRSRSADRPSSSERKNIGSRVEEEQYAARRSYMESGTGAVLPPPATALKLTRGRTSSSTVARYLHSASTNTGQHYHHHHHGLHSQHPAGGATRPSVRHHHQHRSSRGFFSNETQEEIQEDDEATLRELLVSLQKQVSVMSMNLSAKLDELQRGDRQLETTVALCEIRTQLQELTKSVESCQSEVSEVKRDMVAIKHELDTVQQVKEEIEELREYVDRLEEHSHRRKLRLLEQGLTFFLSYAILAAVLGMLQFGYNTGVINAPEVNIENFMKDVYKNRYGEDITDDSVKKLYSIAVSIFAIGGMLGGFSGGIIANRFGRKGGLLLNNVLGIVGACLMGCTKIAHSYEMLFFGRFIIGVNCGLNTSLVPMYISEIAPLNLRGGLGTVNQLAVTVGLLVSQVLGIEQILGTNEGWPVLLGLAICPAILQLLLLPICPESPRYLLITKQWEEEARKALRRLRASNQVEEDIEEMRAEERAQQAESTISMTELICSPTLRAPLVIGVVMQLSQQLSGINAVFYYSTSLFTSSGLTEESAKFATIGIGAIMVGMTLVSIPLMDRTGRRTLHLYGLGGMFIFSIFITISFLIKEFFGYVQEMIDWMSYLSVVSTLSFVVFFAVGPGSIPWMITAELFSQGPRPAAMSIAVLVNWMANFLVGIGFPSMKSSLENYTFLPFSAFLAIFWIFTYKKVPETKNKTFEEILALFRHGNDSYRSLASKYIAKI
- the LOC122634411 gene encoding glucose transporter type 1 isoform X10 produces the protein MVSLPPSLQKQVSVMSMNLSAKLDELQRGDRQLETTVALCEIRTQLQELTKSVESCQSEVSEVKRDMVAIKHELDTVQQVKEEIEELREYVDRLEEHSHRRKLRLLEQGLTFFLSYAILAAVLGMLQFGYNTGVINAPEVNIENFMKDVYKNRYGEDITDDSVKKLYSIAVSIFAIGGMLGGFSGGIIANRFGRKGGLLLNNVLGIVGACLMGCTKIAHSYEMLFFGRFIIGVNCGLNTSLVPMYISEIAPLNLRGGLGTVNQLAVTVGLLVSQVLGIEQILGTNEGWPVLLGLAICPAILQLLLLPICPESPRYLLITKQWEEEARKALRRLRASNQVEEDIEEMRAEERAQQAESTISMTELICSPTLRAPLVIGVVMQLSQQLSGINAVFYYSTSLFTSSGLTEESAKFATIGIGAIMVGMTLVSIPLMDRTGRRTLHLYGLGGMFIFSIFITISFLIKEFFGYVQEMIDWMSYLSVVSTLSFVVFFAVGPGSIPWMITAELFSQGPRPAAMSIAVLVNWMANFLVGIGFPSMKSSLENYTFLPFSAFLAIFWIFTYKKVPETKNKTFEEILALFRHGNDRSSLRDSRLYGSMLNCVNALEGHIPPAESAALMVAEEKPHPDSFVFAAGSERSSVAPAQPERPPPPLPPPRFPNSGV